Part of the Pseudorasbora parva isolate DD20220531a chromosome 13, ASM2467924v1, whole genome shotgun sequence genome is shown below.
GTCGGTCTGTATCTTACTCAGTAGACGAACTGGTTAGAGTAAAACTCACCCCCGTTCTGATGCTCTGGCAAACTTCCCTGCTATGCTTGCACCTGTATACAGCCCTTTTCGTATTGCACAACAGCTGTCAGAAGTGAAGTACAGACTAGTTGATGTGCATACAGGAGCAGatgcaggattttttttttacctgggaCCCACTTGTTGAAACCGAGACTGCGCCGGCAGACGGTTCTACTTTTGGAGTGACGGCTGACAGATCTTTGTCGAAGGGGATGCATGGGGTAAAAGTAGTGGTGCTACCGCCACAGACATAACAAACCTGCAAATTGAAGATGAATACAGTCGTCCAGTGACAACCAGTGGTCATGATCTGTCAGGAAGCATAGACAGTGTTGAGTGTTTTCCTGACCTGCGGGTAGACTCTGAAACTCAGAACGATGACTTAACTGTTGATGATAATGATCTTGAAAGACAACCCCTCTATAACTTAAAGCCTCAACGTGCACCTAGAATCACCTCAGACTGGTCAACTAACAGGTGGACGAATGTGTACCACCACACAGACAAACTTGatcttaaaggaacacgccaactttttgggactttggcTTATTAAGTGTATCCCTCAGAGTAAGATAAGTCCATATATATCATTCTCATCTCCGTGCATCCCATAACTCAGTCTGACACGCACtcccgctagcctagcttagcacaaagactggaggtatatGGCTTCAGCTAGCTTATActgctcaaaaagtgacaaaataatgccaacattttcctatttacatgttgcaaTGTGTATAGTCACAGCGCGTACAAAAACAAGGTTAGATGAGACACAGCCATCTTATAAACATATACATACTGTGGACTATATTCTCAGAAGGCGCAGCACTGCTCCACTTCTGCGGAGTGCGGAGTGATTTGCTCGCAGCACCTGAGAAGCCCCGCGGTGTTCCTTCCGTAAAGAAAACCAGCGTGACTGTAGCTAGTGACGAACGTGACTGTTGATCATGGCTGATTTTGAGGAATTGTCAGAGGATTTTTACTTGGCATTAAACCAAAGCCCAGAACCATATCTTTTTGAGCCAGAATACACAGACGAGGAGTTACAAACTTTGGAACCAAATAGACAAAACGCCGATCAGACTGAGGTTGAGGGGAGAATCAGAACGAACACAATATGTGTGGAAATGTCCCTAATACACCCGGcagttgttgatttttttttctcccgtTTGACAAAATCAACTGGAAGAAATGCCCCATACCAAGTGAACCTAATGGACAGCTGTCCACCAAGTAAgtcattttttttgtatataataataaatttaaaaaaatgtgtttttttttaacgaaCCCAGACAAAAATTGAACTGCCTGAATTAAAACTGCCAATCCCCCCTCCAATTCATTAGCAAGGTAAATGCTACAGTCCAGAGAATTACCTCTAGCACCGCTCATTTGTTACTGTGACAGAGTGCGTTCATGACAACACAATACTAACATTACAGGGGATACATGGAGCACAGGAAAAAGTCCAATACAGTAGTGACCACCCTATTCATGTAACAGTATCATAAACGTTATTAGATCTAGCTAACGACTCTGTTACAGTAGGCTAACTTACGCATCTAAAAAACATAACGGGACACTTACCGCAGCCCAGGGTGATCTGCTTTGTCCTGTCTATATTATCCATGGGATGGCCGTATCCTTCAGCACACGTTTCATGTTTTTTCTTTCGAAATAGTCATCCTCTGTGAAATGTTCAGAGCAAACCCGATAGCACTTGATGATGGCTACAGGTGTGTTTGGGTCTATATCCAGAGCAAGTAGCCATCGATTCATCAGGTCAGCGTTTTGGGTTGGAATTCTATGGAATATCATTGTATTACCTGGTCTTCCCTGTTTATTGTCACAGGCCTTTACAATACAGCGAACACCCATGATTGTAAACTATCTAGCAATTATTCCAACTCTGAGCGAACTCTCTGCTTCTCACCGCGGGACTTCTCATGTAAATCACTCCGCACTCCGCAGAAGTGGAGCAGTGCTGCGCCTTCTGAGAATATAGTCCACAGTATGTATGTTTATAagatagctgtgtctcatgtaACCTTGTTATTTGTACACGCTGTGACTATACACAttgcaacatgtaaataggaaaatgttggcgttattttgtcactttttgagcagTATAGGCTAGCTGAAGCCATATACCTCCAGTCGTTGGGGTAAGCTAGGCTAGAAGGAGTGCGCGTCAGACTGAGTTATGGGATGCACGGAGATGAGAATGATATacatggacttatctaactctgggggatacactTAATAAgccaaagtcccaaaaagttgcAGTGTTCCTTTAAATAGTCCGGTAATTGTTAAAGTGTGGGTTCATATGTTTTTGATGCTGTTAAAATGCAAAAGGGTTACCACCTTCTGTGAAAATGAAAAGGAATTGGAGTAAATGATCAGTCTTTTGACATGTTGTTTGTTATAGTGTTcaacaaaaagaaaaggaaaaaaggaaTGTCCCATATTTTGTCTATTGTTGGTTACAGgctgttttcttttgtttgaaATATGCTGCAGCAGGCtatcagggatggaaattagcacccgccaccagccaaatgcgggtgattttgcgttgtggcgggtaaactcgcttcacctaccggccaccgtggcgggtaaataaaaatagcatactgtttcccccATAGGgtttcccctctttataaactgtgttcagtgaaTGCGAGTAAGGCCGCACTATGTATgtcccatagaccgtaaaaaatgtatgtatgtccgaatatgaccagtcgttttcgccgtcattacccggatgtagtgccagaagacgcgaataataACCATAATAACTCGCGCGCactgagagaagatccgtcactgtcatccggaagcgcgcacccgtctcacagcgcgcaaatattgagttctctttcaagtcttgtgcttaaacggacaaactcacacaaaaagtatgccaacatgtccatcttgatgagaattctagcagacatagtctgaatatgccttaagtgaactttatacagtcgtgaaagatgacgcatatccctctattaggtcttaaaggggcagtagcttttACTGCTCTGTtcaatgtcaaacaaaaggacatcactcactgctcttgattgaatagcttttgtaagtttaataaggaataatctttcatttaaacagttaaatatgcagttattttacatttgattactttattacatttctgtaggctagtagacctgtacattattatttaatgtacacatgagtgagatcaagttaaacattttactttgaattttattttatactgtttgatgttgcaatgtgctaaataaatatttgcataatttgtaattgatttattatttgaaactttaatattaattaatgcaattgcaatgccttgatttttagtaaagttactcagtcatagcattagccataaatgcaatggatcattggcataatttcttttagtgcttcggtttcagccaataatttttatttcgatgcatccctactgacaatgttctgctcggtatgtcgtcaacacgcttcagaagatgccaaaactagtagtttcattgttggtactaaaaacctaaaactggaagccataaaagaatcatccaaatgccacatccaggtaaaaaaaaaaagaaaaaagagagaacatagagccctactcatttaatgaaatgtatatcagttcatggtttgtgtgtgtataagagtgaaaaaatgtcagtatttcattgagatttgagattaaataaacagcttaagtattgtagagcttgtagtattaattttcacgtgcagttacacattgtcggttaaaaacaagaaagtggctggtagaAACAtcgagtggctggtagattttgaaatccaccagccacagtggccggtggacaaaaaagttaatttccatccctgcagGCTATGTTGGTCTATCTCTACTGTCATGTTATGCCTATGTAtgccttaaaggacaactccggtgagaaatgaacctaggggtaattaacagatggttaccaagtagatcgttctctaggatgcgttttcatgaaaatcaaatataaagagttttatctctaaaaaacAGATTAGCGTATAGAGCTTGTCTAaggggcacagggtagtgaaattgaatcgctagttaataccactaacaaggctcaaaatagcctcacacttaacacggcagcatgatgagggtccctacatgcagaactttgtaagagtacaaacagttacTCAGTTACAGAGTACAAGAAAATACATTATAAACAGTGCATTATGCTTTCAcagacaggcgccatcttgaaaaacagtctcgactaatcgatctacgagcgctctgctaagtgagctggtcaataggaattaagtttgtgaaatgtaattacatggacatttttatttttatttttatttatttattttctctgtcacgttcagtgctttcttccggaaacaacagaccatatgagattccaagtcacagttcatcacttagcagatcGCTCGTGGCTCGACgtgtcgagactgttttccaagatggtggcTGTCTGtaatgcactgtctttataaagtatcttcttattaaacagtttgtacacttacaaagttctcaatgcttcgggttgcatgtagggaccctcatcatGCTgcagtgttagtgtgaggctattttgagccttgttagtggtattaactagcgattcaatttcactactctgtgccccaaagacaagcgttataaactaatttgtttttagagataaaactctttacattcgattttcatgaaaacgcatcccagagaacgatctactcggtaaccatcttttaattacccctagggtcatttctcactggagttgtcctttaatatgTACTTCTGTATGGTTCTGAAATTCACAACTTTTCATGTGTGGGGTTCATAGTTGGGCACAGCTGAGGCCAGCCTTTACCTTCCTGGGGCGGGGGGGATCTGTAACGGCCACCTAAAGTATGTTGAATACTGTTCATGATGTTAGCGTCTTCTATGGTGCAAGCAGTTCTTATGTGAGCGTGCCCATTTTTTGAGAGAGATGACTGCTCTACGGCTGACTGATGCTTCAGCTCGATAATGTTACTTTTCCCTCTTTGTTTTGTAACGTTTATCATAGGGACGTTTCTCTGTCCCTTTTTCCCCCCTCACTCTTTTACATGTATGGGAAGAGTGTACACTTTTGTCTGAACCCATTGTAAAGACTTATGGGACTACCAGTTCATTTGACCCGTGTCTTTTTTGCCTCCTGTTTTCTTCTGTTTTTCATCTGGGCAGACACGAAGCCCTCTGGTAAATGTTACAAACAACCGATCACATTGCACAAGCAGGTGCTGCGTCCCAGGTGTCTGCTCTATACATGCTTTCAGCAAacttgagaaagaaaaaaatactacacCCAATCATCATCGAAAAATGCATAACCATATCCCTGCGGTGATTGCTGATGTAGTTATGGCGCCAGAATGGTGATGAAGAACGCAGCCGTATCTTTGATAACATGCCCAGGTAGTCTTCCATGAAAGTGATTGTCTGAATTTGAAAGTGAGATTTGTTCTCCTTAGAAAAGGAACAAGTGTCCGTTGCTGCGATAAATCTATAAATAGTGTCATTAACAGTATTTAGCCACAGTGAAAATGTAGAAAGTGATTGCAATAAATACTAAATATCAAAGCAAatggcatttatttgatataagAAAGGCACTACTGTTACTCTTAACAagcaaaatatttaataaaaaatgtttgtttaaactgatagaacaatatatatatatatatatatatatatatatatatatatatatatatatatatatatatatatatacactgtttaaatttacaacaaaaggtaattaaaaacaaaaaagtatgtGCTCGCAGTCAGCATGATAAAGTACATGTGGTTATCCACTAAAACAACCTTGTTGGTTAAAAGAAAATTTAAAGTGGCAGTTGCAACTGAATATTAAAGTTTCACACAGATCTATTTTATAGATTAAACTCTCATtagggtatatatatatatatatatatatatatatatatatatatatatatatatatatatatatatatatatatatatatatatatattaatgtaaatCAGATGTCTTAGATTTGAATACAATTTTACATTCTGATGATTTGTAGTTTTTATACAAAATAACACTGGAAGAACATTGCTCACTATAATTGACCCCATGTctaatatgaaatatttctattttgctAATCAGACGGATCAATGGCTCTCTTTTCGTGGCCACACATCAGTGAACGCTTCATGTatttcttaaacttttgatcccTCATGCCATATATGAGAGGGCTCAGCAGTCGTGGTAAAATGCTGGTGAGAATGTAGCTGCAGAATAATATTACTGACTGATAGTAAGGAAAGAGAGCAGCTAAGGCCCCATCCAGGACTGTTGTGAACAGGGACAATGTACAGAGCAGTAACTGGACTCCATGCAGTAAAATGGTTCTCCTGGCCTTCTGGGCTTGAGCTGGTTCTGAAGCAGCTGCTTTAGCAGAGAACAGCACTTTGAAATAAGTGTAGAAGAGCAACACCCACACTGAGCACATGTAGCCGATGTTAAAAACAGCATAGCTTATTATATGGTACTCAAAATTGAACACATTTTGCTGGTAGCACATGCGGCTAGTGGTAAAGAAGGAGATTGGACTAAGAGCCAAAGCAACAAATAGATCCACTATGCCAGGCAGGCCTCCCACCAGCCAGATGATGCCGATCAGGATTTTAGTGTTGGGGACGGTGCATATTCGTGCATGATGTAGAGGGTAGCAGATTGCCACAAAGCGCTCAATAGCCATGCCGGCCAGGTTTAGTGGCGTGTTCTTGAAGACATTGCTTAAAATGAGGATGAAAATGCAGCAGATAGAAACATTCAAGTTTGGCATTAAGTAcgtaaacacaaacaaaatcacAGAACCAGTCAGtgttatgatgtcattgatgatCAGATGCATGTAGAGGATATAACGGGGCTCCTGAGCGAAGACAGGGTTCTTGAAGAAAGTATAAAGCAGCAAGCTATTGATACAATTGACAATGACAGCAAGTACAATCACAGTGAGGTTTTTGAAAACTGCTTCCCCCAACAAATCTTTGCGTTTGTTAAATTCTGAAGTGTTCATTtcaaaatcaagatttttttttttttaaattacgtAAATATCctagtaaataaatataatagctttaatataaaaatgtattatgatACAAGCTATAATTGGCAAAACATAACAAATAGGCATTGGACACTGCAATAAATGATAACAGGATGACATAAAAGAATCCAAATCTGAGCTACTCTTAAAATCTGCACGTCAAAGTTGTTCGAATGTAAATCTCTCTCTACATGCCCTTCAGTGAAATCTGGTCTTATATTATTGTTGAAAATGCATTCTAAGGGTTGCCATATTCTCATGTGCTTTACTGGAATGACATTACTGAGTCCCTTAAGTCAGAAAAACAGGGAAGTTGAAGCAAACAATACTCAAGTTAAAAACAAATTAACCTTTTGGTTATTTTTAATCTTAATCAGGGGATTACCTACTGGAGGACCTTCCATTATAAAAAAAGGTTCTGtttatatattcattcattcattcatttgacTTTATTGTCCAccttacactctcagaaaaaaaggtaaaattTTGTACCAAAGAAGGTACAAACCCTTGTCCCTGGGATGGTACATTTTAAGggtacaaaattgtaccttaATATGATGGAACAAATTAGTACCATTCCAGTTTGTACCTTAAAGGGCATAATTTGTACCATGGGCAACCAAAATGTaccttttgtttttaaaacacgCTGGTACAATATTGTACCTTCATCAAAGGTACAAATCTGGTCCCTTAAGGTACCACCCCAGGGACAAGCTCGTTTGTACCCTTACTGTGTCAAACTTGTGCCTTCTAAAAAGGCAATTTTTCTATTGAATAACACACATTCAACAACTGATTGCAAAATACTCAAGTTTAATATCATTAAACAAATACAGTGTTTAAACACACTGTTccaaaatacaataaagtatgTCAATACAAATTTTCAATCAACCAAAAGCTTTTCAAAATTTTGTACaaaactaaaaaatatatatatatatatccatttGCTGCAAAACATTTCATAAACGTTACAAATTTTGATATGCTCACTATAAAATGTAcacctttcttttttttcactaCACTTTTGTGAAATGATGTACACATTTTTAAGACATTGGAATCAGATGTGCACAAATGTAATGTTTCGTAGGTGGGTGACTATGCATATCTTGTTCCTAAATACAAAATGTCATAAACCATATAACGGTCAAGTGCCTGGTAGTCCAGTTCTTCTCCTGGCATCATGCAAAAACAATCCTTGTCCTATAAAACAAGGATATTCAAGGTTAAATAGGTCCTCCACCACAACTGCTTGGCAAATTTCAGATCCCTCCATTTTTACAGCGCTGAATACTCTTTTTACCGAAGACACGTGCATTTCCAGTCAGATGCTCCGAAAATCTGTACAATTGGATATGATTGTGGCTGGTTCTTCCtggacaaaattaaaaaaacaaaattagaaAAGTCATAAGTAAACCTGGATTTAATTTATATTCCTAAAAAATACTTGTAACTTTACAGAATAATTATCTTACTATAGATTATTTGCATACGATACCTGTCCGATTGTGACAGTTGTCCACTTTCTCCCTGAAAATCACTGGAAGTAAAACCAGAGCTGTACAGAAATCCACATCTGAAAGACACTGAGAAGGTATTAGGGATGTAATGGTTTAAATTACAAAAGTTGTTTGTATCATGGTTTTAGAGCACGATTTCAGTACAGTTCATTATGTGAGTGATTCTATTATTGCATGTACATTTTGTGTCCAAAGTCAAtattgtttttctcttttttttaaatggttattttttttataattgttagTTACTGTCATGGATCACTAGATGTTACAGGCCATAGCAATATATTTTCTGTAATGTGTCTTATAAAGCTGAAAATCgtgatttttgtttttctaaTTAGTCAGTCACTTTTGTTACCGTCAAACTCTGTTACCAAGGTAGAGTAAGTATGTTGACAGTCTGAggtgtgagagagggagagagtgtttCTCTGTGAATGACTGTCATAACATAACTGACATTGACCAATCAAGACAATGAGAAATCATGATTTTCAGCTATACACAACACTTTACAGaaaatattatattgttatgGACTATAACATCTAGTGATACATGACGACCATGAGTAACaagttaaaataattttaaatgtaacataaaataaaaatatatataatatatataattttaataaaagtataatGACTACCTGAAATTATAGAATCACCCACTTGCTATgttcaagaaaagaaaaaagacattcaaaaatatatataccacACTCAAAGTTAAGTACGAGCAACAGCACATAAATACAACAGAACAAGACACTACTTTTCAGGTATTTCAAGTACAagatttgttatttattttttagctcTGTTAGCTCTGTCTTCCCCACAACCCCCACCCCACCCACAAACTATATTGTAAATGCGTCAAgggattaaagggttagttgatccaaaaatgaaacttgtcattaattacttaacctaatgtcattcgacacccgtaagacttcgttcatcttcaaaacccaaataaaacattttagttgaaatctgatggctcagaaaggccttcattgacaccaatgtcatttcctctctcaagacccataaaggcactaaagacgttgttacaaagtccatcacactacagtggctctacaatcattttatgaagtgacgagaatagtttttgtgttcaaaaaaaacaaacaaactaaataacgacttatatagtgatggctgatttcaaaacagcttcccaaagtttcgaacggttatgaattagcatatcgattcatgtttcggatcgcgtgtcaaaccaccaaactgctgaaatcacatgactttggcgatctgaatcatgaatcgattcactgattcataacaatTTGAAGCTTTGGGAAGCTGTTTTGATATCGGCCATCACTacataagttgttatttaggattttttttgcgcacaaaaactattctcgcaTTGTACTTCAATTGTACTtcatacaattattgtagagccactgtagtgagatgggctttgtaaccacgtctttagtgcctttatgggtcttgagagaggaaatgacattggtgtcaatgaaggcctgtctgagccatcggatttcaacaaaaatgtttttatttgggttttgaagatgaacggaggtcttacgggtgtcaaacgacatgtatggaggaccaaacctgcattaattaaaaatatataaattcatgaatgaataagtaaatacatttataaatatgcaaatatgtaaattaataagCAGATACATAGGTAAATAAGTGTtataatagaaaaataaataaaataaacaacttaataaaataaatgattcatttttaataaaatacaattttgtattatctttcccttaatttattttctgcttttatacattttaaaacatatatttttacattttatttatttgtgaatttaaatatttaaatacatttatttttatatttatgcattcatttatttttacattattatattattacatgtatttatttttacattcatttatttattgatttattcatttttacttTTCCGTGTGGAACATGGACATGAGGAGGGCGGTCCTTGTGTAGCTTCAGCACATCATTGGTTGAGAGCTTAAGCACAGAATAGTCAGACCAGCTGAGGAGAGTTATCAGTAAATGACGGCCGAATAGTTCTTACGGTTCTTATAAGCAATCCTTCAAGCAGTTTGACCCATTGAGAGATAAGTTTCAATGGTATTTGTCGGAAGTACGTACGATGGACTTCACGTCCCACCTTAGTGCCATCTGACTCGAAGATTTTGAATGTGCTGGGAAATATTATTTGtagtgtattattagttttggtatattctcgcGGTGTGTGgaggagttagcatttgtttggtcattgccacgttgtgaGTGagcgtttgttgggggcgtggtcagcgaggtattaaaagccttgtgtgtttgtaGCATTTGGCTAGAGGTGAAGCAtcgattgactgatagacaactactctgtaagtgtttgtaacttttctcattttattgtttgttcatttgttgttggataagtgtgtctgtgtagtgcagtggtgtggtgtgtattattagatTTGGTGTATtctcgctgtgtgtgtgtggaggagttagcatttgtttggtcattgccatgTTGTGAGTGagcgtttgttgggggcgttcccagctgctttcaataacgatactcaggtGAGTGTAAAAAGCGTCATAGTCCACGGCAGTGTGAAGActgacgagtgtaaagacttcaactcttccctgtgcaactcctcctgagcaaggaccccgacaaggcacttgagtataaTTTTCCTTTGCGGTTTTCTTATTtctatctggccttttctctgcTCTGTATtaaccatgtgctttcaaatctcaactattactactagcactcgtaaatcagGCTCTGTACGTGCAAGATgccgcaatcctaataatttgcacAGTCTACAAAAATCCTcctttactctctattccaattggtctctggaattgccagtccgctgtaaacaaagcagactttatttcatctattgggactcattctcagctcagcctcatggccctaactgagacctggatcaaaccagagaaCACTgtcactcctgcagccctctcaaccaatttaactttttcacacacccctctgcctattgggaggggtgggggtactggtttgcttatctcaaatgattggaaatttaatccattaccatctctatcggccagttcatttgaatcacactcaatcactattgctcaccctgttaaaatccatgtggtagtggtctatcgtcctccaggtcaccttggtaactttgtggaggagttggatgtgttactttctagcttccttgaggatggcactcctctgattctgcttggtgacttcaacatccatctggATAagcacctagctgcagacttcagcactctactgacttcatttgaccttaagttagtatctactacggctactcacaaatcaggtaaccaattagacctcgtctacacacgcaactgctccacggacaacactttagttactccattacacacctcagaccactttctcatcactcttaatctcatactgactcctgatacaacacgcactccaacacagattagctttcggcgtaatctacgttcactctctccctctcccctatccactatggtttcatcttcactcccaccacctgctcagttctcagcactggacgcttacagtgctactgacactctttactccactctaacatcctccttagacagttgttgccccctttcatccagaccagcccgccccaccccatctgccccctggctgtctgatgttctccgtgaacatcgctctggactcagagcggcagagaggaaatggcg
Proteins encoded:
- the LOC137039296 gene encoding odorant receptor 131-2-like — protein: MNTSEFNKRKDLLGEAVFKNLTVIVLAVIVNCINSLLLYTFFKNPVFAQEPRYILYMHLIINDIITLTGSVILFVFTYLMPNLNVSICCIFILILSNVFKNTPLNLAGMAIERFVAICYPLHHARICTVPNTKILIGIIWLVGGLPGIVDLFVALALSPISFFTTSRMCYQQNVFNFEYHIISYAVFNIGYMCSVWVLLFYTYFKVLFSAKAAASEPAQAQKARRTILLHGVQLLLCTLSLFTTVLDGALAALFPYYQSVILFCSYILTSILPRLLSPLIYGMRDQKFKKYMKRSLMCGHEKRAIDPSD